In Limisalsivibrio acetivorans, one genomic interval encodes:
- a CDS encoding DUF3568 family protein, with the protein MLSRIRIAFLVLTVSLLAYGCVPAVFLLGAGAAGTTYSVTTDSITDTVNISRERSFEVMVDVIKNDKGIILESSIAEGRIYAEMLGSEVIVTFENIGEGSTKIKIRARKTLNLMPDKETATRVYKSFIQEVR; encoded by the coding sequence ATGTTAAGCAGAATACGTATTGCTTTTCTCGTTCTAACGGTATCACTCCTTGCATACGGCTGTGTTCCCGCAGTATTTCTTCTTGGGGCGGGTGCTGCTGGAACAACTTACAGTGTAACCACCGATTCCATTACCGACACAGTAAACATTTCAAGGGAGCGTTCCTTCGAGGTAATGGTGGATGTCATTAAGAACGATAAAGGGATCATCCTTGAGAGCAGCATTGCAGAAGGGCGTATATATGCCGAGATGCTTGGTTCCGAGGTGATTGTTACTTTTGAAAATATCGGAGAAGGGAGTACAAAGATCAAGATAAGGGCGAGGAAGACGCTCAACCTGATGCCTGACAAAGAGACTGCCACCCGTGTATATAAGAGTTTCATCCAGGAAGTTAGATGA
- the pyrR gene encoding bifunctional pyr operon transcriptional regulator/uracil phosphoribosyltransferase PyrR gives MAQAKEILNSDEISSMITRLVFQILEADQNQNTRELTIVGIKRGGATLADRLKEEIKKHTGRDIAIGYLCITLYRDDLTQIAEHPVIHGTEIEFNIAKKHVVLVDDVIFTGRTVRAALDALTDMGRPDKISFVALIDRGHRELPIQPDFTGKLVPTSLEEKVNVQFKESDGIDSVSIMKKDQ, from the coding sequence ATGGCACAAGCAAAAGAGATCCTGAATAGCGATGAAATATCAAGCATGATAACCCGGCTGGTGTTTCAAATTCTGGAAGCAGACCAGAATCAAAACACCCGAGAGCTGACAATTGTCGGCATTAAGCGGGGGGGTGCTACCCTTGCAGACAGACTCAAAGAAGAGATAAAGAAACACACAGGAAGGGATATTGCCATAGGCTACCTCTGTATAACACTCTACAGAGACGACCTTACGCAGATTGCGGAACATCCTGTTATCCACGGAACTGAGATTGAGTTCAATATCGCCAAGAAGCACGTTGTGCTTGTGGACGATGTTATCTTTACCGGCAGAACGGTTCGTGCTGCTCTGGATGCCCTTACAGACATGGGCAGGCCGGACAAGATATCCTTCGTTGCGCTTATCGACAGAGGACACAGAGAACTTCCCATACAGCCGGATTTCACTGGCAAACTTGTGCCCACCTCCCTGGAAGAAAAAGTGAACGTGCAATTTAAGGAATCGGACGGTATAGATTCGGTTTCCATAATGAAAAAAGACCAGTAA
- a CDS encoding N-acetyltransferase, protein MIRKARLGDARNIQKLINSYAEAGEMLPVSLSEIIERILEFVVYDEKDEILGCCAIHPSWEDLAEIRSVAVKRGCIKKGIGRLMVEECLSVASELGVKTVFLLTYQPGFFEKFGFEVVEKDTLPRKIWSDCLKCTKFPDCDEIAMSMEI, encoded by the coding sequence ATGATAAGAAAGGCAAGACTGGGTGATGCGAGAAACATCCAGAAGCTTATAAACAGTTATGCAGAAGCGGGGGAGATGCTCCCCGTTAGCCTGAGCGAAATAATTGAGAGGATCCTTGAGTTTGTAGTGTACGATGAAAAGGATGAGATCCTCGGATGCTGTGCTATCCATCCATCGTGGGAGGATTTGGCAGAGATACGTTCCGTTGCTGTTAAACGGGGATGTATCAAGAAAGGGATCGGTCGTCTGATGGTTGAGGAATGCCTGAGTGTAGCCAGTGAGTTAGGAGTTAAGACCGTCTTTCTGCTCACCTACCAGCCGGGGTTTTTTGAGAAGTTCGGCTTTGAGGTTGTGGAGAAGGACACACTCCCCAGAAAGATCTGGTCGGATTGTCTCAAGTGCACCAAGTTCCCCGATTGTGACGAGATAGCTATGTCCATGGAGATTTAA